A region of the Callithrix jacchus isolate 240 chromosome 5, calJac240_pri, whole genome shotgun sequence genome:
AAAGACACGATTGCCTAAAGATACTCAGAGATGGGATAACAAGAAAAACTCATATGTCACCATTTGAAGCAGCTAGTAAGCAAACTACTTACTTTGAAGACCAATAGGTAATTTGAAAGAATTAGGCATTTATCCTGCCTCTCCAGTAAGAACTGTATTTCTAGTAATCAGCTAGCTCTAGTTGATGAGGGAAAACTCTATTTTACTGAATTGTATTCTGCAATGCCTAAAGAATTTATTGACTCAGTCAAGGACTACAATTTGTGTAGTgagatttcattttaataaaatctatgCATAGAAAAAGATCTAGTAATATACCGTTAAGATGTTACTGTGGCAATCTCTAGGTAATAGTGATACagtgtttttattgtttcaatttttgcttatctatattttaatatacaataaaatatgccACTCTTGTAATAATATTAGTTTGAAAATGAGCTAAGCATTAAATTTTAGATACTTGAAAAAGGGCAAGAGGATATCTAGAGAAGAGAAATGATATAATAAGTTCAGGCATTTCACAGAATTTAATCCAGTGGATTACAATAACTATGAATCCCCCGGAGTATAAATAACAGAACTGGAATCTTAATTCCTTttaaggataaataaaataaacagatttttgATAATcttatcaagaaaaaagaaaatgaaaataattaaaaatagttcGAAAGCTGGAAATAACTATAGGTGCAACAAGATTAAGAATAATAAAACTCTAGGATGGGCAAATATACacaatacatttgaaaaatacctcAAGGAATACAATCCATCAGGACTAGCCCTGGAGAAAGCACAAACCTGAGAAGATCAACCAAGCATAAAGACACTGAAATGGTACCGACAGGCCTTCCCCTCCCACTAGGTCCCGCTTCATAAAGTATTAACATTGAGTTCTATTTTGCTTTGCTTAAAATAGTTCATGTTCTTTTGTCTtggaataattattaataatgccccctttaaatgtgtcctagttACATAAATTATAGAAGCATTGTATAATACCCTTAGATCTAGCAAACTTTGAAGGAACAGTTAGTTCTTGTATTGCACGATTTGTTCCAGAAAATAGAGGAAATGTAAAAGCAGCCGAAATGATCTTAGGAGGTTAGTGTTATCTTGACTTCAAAGGCAGGTAGGAACAACAAAGAAGAGAAACAACAGGCTGTGTCTCCTCTGCATATACAtgccaaaatccaaaataaaatggcaaataatGGAACTTAATACTGTGTTAAAATATACTTCCTGTTTAATCAATTAAGATCTATCTGGAAAACATGAGGATGAATAATGTCAGAAAATCTAACAATGTAAATCTCTACCTTAATAGACAAAAGGAGAATTATATGATTCTTAAAGgacacatagaaaatattttataaatttcaaaaattaagtaTAGTAGAATATCTTAGCTAATCAGGAAGAGACGAGAACTATCAAACACGCTAAAGGTTAAATGCCAAAATTTTGTAGTAAACATTAGATTTATTCAAGGAACTTTAGGTCCAGTCcctttaaaatggggaaaaaaacctaAGGACTCTCAttaataatgcaaatatttatagcaaGAGTAGACGGAGGGCCTGCCCTTGTTTTTAGGAAACAATAAGAAATAAGTTCAAGGACTAAAAAGGAGGAGCTAATTTCACAGATTGTGGAAATCAATAAACAAACTCAaagatttatagaaataaatgggCCAAGAATAGCCAATATAATTGtgaagaacaaagttagaggatTTACCTTCCTGGATATTCAGACTTATCACAAAGCCATAGTAATCAGAAGATGTACTACAGATGCGAAggtaaagaaactaaggaacaaaGTAGAGAGTTTAAAAATAGATCTAGTCATGTCAGATTACACGAGAAAGTGGAACAATTGAATAATGGCAGAAGGATGGTGTTTTCCATAAATGGTTATCAGTTGGTCTTTCCTTCACACCTCAAATCAGTTCCAtgtagataataataataacaaaccaATGAAGTCTCTGGAACAAACATAGGAGAATGTGTTTCTGACCTTGGGGTAAGGAAAGATTTCTTAAGACACAGAATGTACCGACTATAAAGAAAGAGATTGATACATTATGCTTCATTAAAATTAGGAATGTCTGTTGAACAAAAGATGctgtaaagagagagaaaagttaaGCCACAAAATTGTGGTGgctattttcaaaacatataacCAACAAAGATCTTGTGTGTTGAATACACGAAGAATTTTTACAATTCATTAAGAAAAATTCAGACACAGATTCCAAGAACAAAACAGCAGAAGTGTTGAACAGAACATCCGAATGACccataaacatatgaaaacattcaGATTCTGAACcttaaggaaatacaaattaaaaccgtAATGAGCTACCATTTCACACACAGCTTAGCTAAAACTAATGAATAACGATATCAAGTGTCAGTGGTGGTGTATTAAAACGAtacaccactttgggaagctattTGACAGAAGATTAAAAAGCTGATCATATGCATATCTATGACCACTCAATTTCCCCAATAGAAAGGCCTATATATGTGGATAAAAAGTTATGACAAGAATGTTCAaggcagcattgtttataatgaCCCCAAACTAGAAAGAACCCAGTGCTTATGATCGGTGGTATGGATAAGTTAGTTACGGTAATAGAACACTATCCCATaataagaatgaatgaacaattgCTATGTCTACACAACGTGGACAAATCTCAAAACATAATGATGGGTCAAACTTTTGGAGACTAACTTTAATAATAGAGTTACAGTCCATTCAATCACCAATGCTTTTCTCACATGTAAAGCATCTAACCAGGTGTGTTGCTCCTTCCCGTGACAGTGATTGAGTTATCAGCAACACCTGGTAGTGTACTTCTCAGCACTGTGATAATCTAGCCCTCCATTGGATAAATTCAGTGTGGATTTGTCTCCTAGTCTATATGAATAACACACCTTTTCAGAGGGATTATTCCATGATTTGGCCACATGATGGCGTAATGAGCCTAGGGAATTAATACCCTTTGTGTTTTCCATGGCATGAAGTAACAGGCAAGGTTTCACTGCTAAACATGGCGCTTCTAAACATTAACTCAAAAAGGAGAAATACCATGCTTGTTAAAGGGAGTTAACCTCAACTCTCATAGAACAAATACTAAGGCTCTGGGTCATTGTAAGCCAGTGGTTTGATTTAATTTagccaaatatttttttctttttcttttctttttttgagatggagtctccctctgttggccaggttggagtgcagtggcgtgatctctgctcactgcaaactctgcttcctggtttcaagtgatcctcctgcctcagcctcccaagtagctgggatcacaaacaaagacagcaaaagaggaagaaaggaacaaaggatgTATAAAATAGccagaaaagaatgaacaaaaatgGCAAAAGTAAGTTCTTTTGCCTAAAAGCAattactttgaatgtaaatggattcaCTTTGCCTACTGAAAGTGAAAGACGTAGGGTGgctgaattgattttttaaaatgacccaACTATATTTTGCCTACAAGAGACTCATTTCACTTTTAAGGAAACAAATAGGCTGAAAGttaagggatggaaaaagatgtcCCATGGAAAAGGAAACCAGAAAAGAGGAGGAGCAGCTTTTCTTAGAAAAACTAGACTTTAAGTAAAAAACCACAAAGTGAGACAAAGAtagtcattatataataataaagggatcAGTTAATTAAGAGATCAGCATGTTTAtgacctcaaatatttattatttatttgtgatctttacattattattatctaTAGATACTGGAGCACTATTCAGGCTTTAAaaaatgaacctggaagacattatgtgaagagaaataaaccaggcacagaaagacaaatactgtatgatctcacttagaTGTGGAATCTCAAAAAGTTGAACTCAGAGAAGTAGAGATTAACATGGTTGTTACCAGAGCCTCGAGTGAGGGTGGATGGGGATGGGGACATGTCGGTCAATGGGGACAATCtttcagttagataggaggaatacgTTCTGGTGTTCTGTGGGCACAGCATGGTGACCACAGTTAAAAAcaattctttatttcttatataattatttataagttTTTTCAAGTGTGCTTGCTTGCTTGATTCATTCAAATTTGTCTCACACAAAATGCCGAATGTCTAATCTGTCTGTTACTTAATGGGAAGAAAGGCCCACCCAGGCATGAGCACTGCTGGCAAGTCTCCCGCATTTACACAGAGTATCCAGCTCAGATAAATGATCCATGTTGTCCTTCTGcctgcctgacctcaggtatctcTCATCCCTTTTAGTTCACTGCACACAACCCTGGCCCATTTCCAAAACTAATAAAGGTGGGCCACCGCTTTGCTACAGTAATCTCTATTCAGTCACCTGCAACACAGCCCTTCATTCTGTTGGAACATGTCAGTCATGAAGCCCTGTTTAATGACCATTGTCATCCTTATGATCCTGGCTCAAAAAACTCCAGGTAACTCAGGcctctctcaaagttctggggtCTTGCATGTGGTACTGGTATCTTGGTGACCTCTGCAATGACTCGTACTCACATATAGTGGGCAACCCCTAAAGTCTTTTGGTCCTGCCAAGACAAATTTAAGAGGTTGTTCCTGGCGTAGTGGCTAGCCTAAGCACAAAACATCTTGGGTAGTGCTGTCACTGGGATGGGAGCTTAAGTCACGAGTTAGGGGTGAGAGACTGGATGCAAGTTGAGGAGCTGTAGGAGGAATATAGCAGTTTGGAGTTGGATAGTGAGTTGATGTGGGGCTGTTGTAAGACCTTAGAGAGAGGGTAATATCCAGAAAGTGAGTGGGGATGTGCATGGGATGAATGTTTATAGGATTGAGCTGAACGGATGTTTTGGTATAGTCTGGagagaaaatggtatttttttttcttgaatgaatCTGGGGGTAGAGTTGGTGGAACTGCGAGCTGGGGTATAGAGAGGTTTGTAGTTGGGCTGTGTTTTAGATTGATGCTGTGAATTGGGGTTGGGTGGCTTGGGTAGTGTTATGTTTGTATGTTTTGCAATTGGGCTTTGGAAGAGACAGGGCTTGAGTTGTAGTTACGTGTTTGCCTAAAGTGGGTATCTCATTCAGTTGGGTGTATGTGAGATTTATCTGGGCAGGGTCTGACTTAGCCTGGGTTTGGGAGTGATTAAGCTTGAGTGAGACAGTTGAATTCGTCACAGCAGGGCTATCCCTATTGAAATGGGGAGAATATTGACTctcagatgtatgatttgcaaatatcttctcccattctgtaggttccttcttcattttatatattgtttcctttgctgtgcaggagctttttAGGTTGCTGCTgtccacttgtttatttttgcttttgttgcctgtgcttttggcaTCATATCCAGGAAACCCTTCCCAAGGCCAATGTCAAGAAGCTTTTTACTCTatgtttcttctaagagttttatggtttcatgttttagatttaagtctttaatccatttttagatTTAATCCatgttttagatttaagtctttaatccatttgatttttgtgtatggtgtaagataaagatcccattttattattttgtgtggagatatctagttttcccaatatgtttattgaagagactgtacTCTCATGAGTATGTCCTAGAAATCTACCGTACAACACAGTTCCTATAGTTAACGGTActgtgttgtatatttcaaaaactGCAAAGAGAGTGGATTTTATGCTGAGTGTTCTTTAAACAAGATTtgacatacaaaaaataaaaattaaataagacagtGGGAGAAAACTTTCAGAGGTGGATAGGTTTATGGCATAGATTGTGATAATGGTTTcatgtgtgcagtgtgtgcttacctccaaactcatcaaaatgtataaattaaatacGTATAGCTTTTTGTATGCCAATTATACTTCAACAAAGTGatttaaacaaagaaatggagagaataaACACGGGATGAAGAATATCCagtattattttcaaattctgaAGAAAGTTTTTTAGGGGCACTGAAGAACAATAGATGTGACTGTGGATGGCAAGGATAGAGGAAATCAGGAGACTGGAATGTCTGGAAGTGTCTCCTGTCAAATGTTGGCATGCACAGAGAGATATGGGAGCAGTCTCAGCCCTCCCTATAAAAACCAAGATtgtcaaaaacaatgagttcgtgtcctttgtagggacatggatgaatctggagaacatcattctcagcaaactgacacaagaacagaaaacgaaatactgcatattctcactcataggtgggtgatgaacaatgagaatacatggacacagggaggggagcactacacactggggtctatttgggggaataggggagggacagcaggcagggggggttagggagggatagcatggggagaaatgccagatgtgggtgaagggcagcaaatcacactgccatgtgtgtacctatgcaactatcttgcacgttctgcacatgtaccccaaaacctaaaatgcaataaaaaaacccGCAAAAAACCAGGAGTGTTCTTCCTTTCTCCACAATGAGTTCAGATTCATCTGCTCTAGaggtttctccttctcttcctctttcttctccctctgtttttctccttcctctcctcctttctttccccatACTCCTCCTATTTCACATTCTCCTACCTCCTCATTTCTCAGCTTCTTGCATCCCCTTGCTTGAGGGACACTTGTTCTCATGCTCAGTAAAGCTCAGTTCTCATTTCTGATAGTGGTAGAAACCACAGCTGGGTTTGCAAGAAGCgacaacaaaaatgaagacagCACTCTATGCTTCAAGAGTTGTACATAGTGTAGCTTCCTTAACAATTACTGAGTACTTTTACCTGGCAGAATCTATGAGCAGGAACTGTTCTGGACAACATTCTGTTAGGACAATCAAAGCAATTTTCCTTTCATCCTCCCAGATGTATGCATAGAAGATTAAACTGTTCGAAAGCCAAGACTTGGTCTTCTAAATCTACGTATTTCCGATGTTGAACTGAGTTTGTTGCGTGGAGTAGGTTTAGTAAATTCTTACTGAATGAATATGTAATGAATCATGGCTAATAAATGTATGTGAGCAGAAAGAACCTTAGAAATTGGATGGCAGAGGATGTTCGGTTGCACAGCAGGCAGAGAAAGAATACCTCACATTGATTTGGGCTCggaatggaatttttttaaaggtccaGAAAATATCTTTTGTGTTTTGACTTaagacattttaatttgtttttgaaacactTCCAAGGTGGAAAAATGAGCTGAATGTGAGAAGGCCAGGCAGAATTGTGGCTTTTACTGCAAACAGAAGCCCATTAGTATTTTCTGGGGAGCTCTTGCAAAGCACCCTTGCTCTGGCCTCCCCTTAGATATACTGAGTCGGAAATCCTAGAGACTTAGTATGTATACACTTAACATTTTCCCAGGTTATTAAGTATGACATCTTACTAACCTTCTTTTTTACAAACACAGTGGAGATTTTCTGATTTGGTGCAAACTCTCCCATTCTCATTTTCTGATCTGCAGAGACTGGGTCCAGAGAGTTAAAATATAGCATTGTGCAGAGGGTCAGAGACTATGCTGAAATGCAAAAGCTGGTCCTCTCTGACTTCAATTGGAAGTTGgagagattatttatttatttatttatttatttattttgaggcggagtttcactccttacccaggctggagtgcaatggcacgatctcggctcgccgcaacctctgcctcctgggttcaggcaattctcctgcctcagcctcctgagtagctgggattacaggcacgcgccaccatgcccagctaattttttgtatttttagtagagacggtgtttcaccatgttgaccaggatggtctcaatctcttgacctcgtgatccaccggcctcaacctccctaagtgctgggattacaggcttgagccagggcGCCCGGCCGGAGAGATTATTAAAGTTGACATTAATTTGATGTGGGTGTCAAAATTTGTGGCAATGCAGGGCAATTTAAGGTTAGAAAAGTTGTGGGAGTGAGAAACTGTAAATATCTAGGATCCTCATTCTTGGCATCCATGTTTCTATCCGTCCCTCCAGTGACTCCAAACAGGGGATCTTGGGTCTCCAACTGCCCTCCAGTGTGTTtggtagaaagaaaaatttctagagGTCAAGTGTTAGCCAGAAAAGTATGGATGTGACTTGGGGGAGGCCCTCTGCAGATCTTCTTCTCCCATAAGTATAGCAgtgctgagagagagagtgcacgcAGATCACATGATGAGGGTGAAGATTAAGGTGGGAAACACAGTGGTATCATTATGCTGGAGCATGGATGAATCGGTATCATTTTCAACCTCCTTCCTCTGGTTGACCAGCAGTCTGGTTGCTGTTGCAGCAGTTGACATCCTTTTCTGGATTCCTCGGGCAGTATATTAACACACCAGCCCCCAAATGTTATGGGATATCTGCCATGGAGgtacttctctcttctttatttctcttcccaTTCTCCAACTTCACCTAAAATTGGACattttactttctcttatctAAAAATCAGCAAAGTGTTCATTTTTTCCATGCAAGAAATAACATTATATTTGCTTTGTCCTATTTTCATTAATGTTAATAGTGAATAAATTTGATTGATTAATTGGAGATCTCTATCTACTTAGCACTGAGTACATGGACTTACACAGAGTGAGTGTTCATCAATGGGTGTGGAATGAAGGGGTGGGTGGATGGTTGAAAAGGTCCTTGAATGCCAGGCTAAGGATTTTGAAGTATCTGTTGAAATCTGCAGAAGACCCTGTGCATGCAGACATGATGCAGGCTGATGCCATCCTGTGATAGAAAACCTATCACAGAGAGGCGATGTGACACAGAGGAACGAGCACGGGCTTGATACCATGTAGAGCAGGAATTGAATACTGGCTTAATTAGATATAAGCTATGAGACTGTGGACAAAACTAAGTATCTACTTGagcttcagtgtcttcatctaAAGAGTGAAGATAATAGCAGGTTTCTGTGAGGTTCAGGGAGATATCATTTGTAAAATGCCTGGTACGTAGTTGATGCTGGACCTCACCACAGTAGACGGTAGTGATTATTAATGTTTCTGATTGCTCCTTTGTCTGTAGAACATCAAATAGGTAAGTAATACTATTGATGACCAGTATTCACAGAATGCCGATTGTCAGGAACTTTGTCACTGGGTGTTTTCAGGCAAAGGTCCTATGTTCACTCATGTACACACCTGGATGGCTTATACATAGCTATCAAGATGCACTTTAGCAATATGAAAAGTGCACGGTGAAGGTCTGTACAGTGAACACACATGCTCAATTTATGTGAGAATGTGGATCTGTAGTGGGTTGTGGAGATGGATCTGTGTATATGCCAGCACGCTGTCCATGTATGCAGAGTACCTGTTTCTATAAGGCCAACGTACAAAGAGAGACACGTATAGTACTTGTTTGCTCCAATGTTTCAAAGGATAAAGGCATGCATGCACATGGGTTCAAATATTTGTGTGTATCGCAGAGTAGATCCTGGCTGCCTCTGATTAGCTGCGATGTGAAGGGCACACATCTCTGCAGGCACATGGGGACTTTGGTGCTCGCAGAGGCATCGCTTGAAACCTCATACTCTCAGCAGAAGACTTTCATATCAACTACACCATCTAATATTCAATTACTTGTTACATGTCGGATGCTTTTCTGAACACACTAATCTAGTCATTATTAAAACCTTAGAAACTTGGCTCTACTATTGTGCTTGTGAACATGATGCAATGGAGGACTGGAGAGCTGAGGTAACTTGCTGGAGGCGGGAGAGACAGTAAATGACAGTGCAGATTTGCATCTAGGTAGTTTTCATTCCAGATCTTGTGCCCTTAATAGTCTTAGGAAGGGCGCGTTCCTTTAAATCATGCTTCGTCATCCTACTATCACTGCTGCATGGAAACTAAACAGGGCTATGTCTTTCCCAGGTGGTCTGTTCAGATCCCACAAAGGCAAGAGCTGAGGGTCTTGGAATCCATGTGAGCTTTACGAAGGCGTGGGCAGAAACACCTGTAGAGAATATGAAATCCAATACTTAACCTGTCCAAATGATCAAAAGTGCTGCCTGAAACTTTCTGTGAAAACAACCAGCTCTAAGAATGTGAAGGAGAATTATGACTCTCACTCCAACTTGTCGGTTATGAACAGTTCAAGTCACTCTCACATTTGAATATCAACATCACCTCCTCTGCAGTAATTTCTCCTCCATTCTGGAATGCtttccctattaaaaaaaatgcattcctTCTGGTGTGTGTCTTTCATCTGTGGGTAGTCATCATTGATCTGGAGAGATTAAGTTGGGAGCTGGGAAGCTATGGAGTGTAGGAACAGTCACTGGCCAATAAAGCCAATAAGATAGTGGCATCACTCAGTACAGGTGTGACG
Encoded here:
- the DEFB116 gene encoding LOW QUALITY PROTEIN: beta-defensin 116 (The sequence of the model RefSeq protein was modified relative to this genomic sequence to represent the inferred CDS: substituted 1 base at 1 genomic stop codon), whose protein sequence is MSVMKPCLMTIVILMILAQKTPGGLFRSHKGKSXGSWNPCELYEGVGRNTCREYEIQYLTCPNDQKCCLKLSVKTTSSKNVKENYDSHSNLSVMNSSSHSHI